In one Pseudomonas sp. SCA2728.1_7 genomic region, the following are encoded:
- a CDS encoding DUF1508 domain-containing protein codes for MYFEIYRQSRGTPSTGKGQWRWRLRAGNHETIASGESYVNKTDCLHVIGLIKAVQGETPVKEI; via the coding sequence ATGTATTTCGAGATTTACAGGCAATCCAGAGGCACCCCGAGCACTGGCAAAGGGCAATGGCGCTGGAGACTGAGAGCGGGTAACCACGAGACCATCGCCAGTGGCGAGTCTTATGTGAACAAGACGGACTGTTTGCATGTGATCGGGTTGATCAAGGCTGTGCAGGGAGAGACGCCGGTCAAGGAGATTTAG
- a CDS encoding 5-carboxymethyl-2-hydroxymuconate Delta-isomerase — MPHLHMEYTANLPQLNADVALIRLNNTLVGSGQFAAEFDIKSRAIKVETFKVGTAMAERAFVYVKLALLSGRSPQIKKQLSESLLAVLQDLCEWPAGVEVQLCVELVDMDRESYSKTAIGV, encoded by the coding sequence ATGCCACACCTGCACATGGAATACACCGCCAACCTGCCGCAGTTGAACGCCGACGTCGCGTTGATCCGCCTCAACAATACCCTGGTGGGCTCCGGTCAGTTCGCGGCGGAGTTCGATATCAAAAGCCGTGCGATTAAAGTCGAGACTTTCAAGGTCGGCACCGCCATGGCCGAGCGCGCCTTCGTCTATGTGAAGCTGGCGCTGCTCAGCGGGCGTTCGCCGCAGATCAAGAAGCAGTTGTCAGAAAGCCTGTTGGCGGTCCTGCAGGACCTGTGCGAATGGCCGGCCGGCGTCGAAGTGCAGCTGTGTGTCGAACTGGTCGATATGGATCGCGAGTCCTACAGCAAAACCGCGATTGGTGTGTAG
- a CDS encoding phosphoethanolamine--lipid A transferase, translated as MLKLKAVRPEWVTLIASAFLLIGCNVVLWQHLFEITAADGKGIAMRVAFGVMILAAFNIVLTVLAFRPLLKPLLTLIFMISAGVAYFMSQYGVMIDAGMFRNLAETNATEVRDLLSLKLFAYILLLGVLPSFLLWKLPINYRRWHRELFSKVIVSVASAAVIGGVALANYQGLSSLFRNHHEIRLMLVPSNYIGASAGYLREQVVSAQQPFVKIGEDAQRNPDLKLQPRKSLTVLVVGESARAENFGILGYNRDTTPQLDKETGLIAFTDVHSCGTETAVSVPCMFSNMGRKNYDASKAKNEEGLLDVLKRAGIDVIWRDNQSGCKGTCDRVTLQDVSNLKDPALCANSECRDEILLQGLQGFIDHLDKDTVLVLHQMGSHGPEYFKRYPKEYEHFTPVCESNALNNCSRESIVNGYDNTLVYTDHVLSSLIDVLRSNQDKVDTAMLYLSDHGESLGEYNLFLHGTPYMLAPEQQKHVAMLAWFSDNYQKAYSVDTHCLQMSRDKPLSQDNLFHSMLGLLEVKSKVYQPGLDMFAGCRGAVIDGVLAKD; from the coding sequence ATGTTGAAGTTAAAAGCCGTGCGCCCGGAATGGGTGACGTTGATCGCCAGCGCCTTTCTTTTAATCGGCTGCAATGTTGTCCTCTGGCAGCACCTGTTCGAGATCACTGCCGCCGATGGCAAGGGCATCGCCATGCGCGTGGCTTTCGGGGTGATGATCCTTGCGGCATTCAATATCGTGCTGACGGTTCTGGCTTTCCGTCCGTTGCTCAAACCGCTGTTGACGCTGATATTTATGATCAGCGCCGGGGTGGCTTACTTCATGAGTCAATATGGCGTCATGATCGATGCCGGCATGTTTCGAAACCTGGCCGAAACCAATGCAACGGAAGTGCGTGATCTGCTCTCGTTGAAGTTGTTTGCTTATATTCTGTTGCTCGGTGTCTTGCCATCATTTTTGTTGTGGAAGTTGCCGATTAATTATCGTCGCTGGCACCGTGAGTTGTTCAGTAAAGTTATTGTCAGTGTCGCCTCGGCAGCGGTAATCGGCGGCGTGGCCCTGGCCAACTATCAGGGCTTGTCTTCACTGTTTCGCAACCATCACGAAATTCGCCTGATGTTAGTGCCGAGCAACTACATTGGTGCTTCGGCTGGTTACCTGCGTGAACAAGTGGTTTCGGCGCAGCAACCGTTCGTCAAGATCGGCGAAGACGCCCAGCGCAATCCCGATCTGAAACTCCAGCCACGCAAATCCCTGACCGTGCTGGTTGTGGGTGAGAGCGCCCGTGCGGAGAATTTCGGCATCCTGGGCTACAACCGCGATACGACGCCGCAACTCGACAAGGAAACCGGGTTGATCGCCTTTACCGATGTACATTCCTGCGGCACGGAAACGGCTGTTTCGGTGCCGTGCATGTTCTCCAACATGGGTCGCAAGAATTACGACGCCAGCAAGGCGAAGAATGAAGAAGGTTTACTCGATGTGCTCAAGCGTGCCGGTATCGACGTGATCTGGCGTGACAACCAGTCTGGCTGCAAAGGCACCTGTGATCGAGTCACCCTGCAGGATGTCAGCAACCTGAAAGACCCGGCGCTGTGTGCCAACAGCGAGTGCCGCGACGAAATCCTCCTGCAAGGCCTGCAAGGTTTTATCGACCACTTGGACAAGGACACTGTTTTAGTCCTGCACCAGATGGGCAGTCACGGCCCGGAATACTTCAAGCGTTATCCGAAGGAATACGAGCACTTCACCCCGGTGTGTGAAAGTAACGCGCTGAACAATTGCAGCCGCGAAAGTATCGTCAACGGGTACGACAACACACTGGTGTATACCGACCATGTGCTGTCGAGCCTGATCGATGTATTGCGCAGCAATCAGGACAAAGTCGATACCGCCATGTTGTATCTGTCGGACCACGGCGAGTCGCTGGGCGAGTACAACTTGTTCCTGCACGGTACGCCTTACATGCTGGCGCCTGAGCAACAAAAGCATGTAGCGATGCTGGCGTGGTTCTCCGACAACTATCAGAAGGCTTATTCGGTCGACACCCATTGCCTGCAGATGAGCCGCGATAAACCTCTGAGCCAGGACAACCTGTTCCACTCGATGCTTGGCCTGCTTGAGGTCAAGAGCAAGGTCTATCAGCCGGGTCTGGACATGTTTGCCGGTTGCCGAGGTGCGGTGATCGACGGCGTACTCGCCAAGGACTGA
- a CDS encoding LysR family transcriptional regulator: MLNSNLLRKLDMQDLMVFIAVYEQSSVTDVSETLFVSQSTVSYCLKKLRTSFEDELFINTRTGMRPTYKASTMYGHVQKILESINLCHAGAPTFDPTQQAVTFNICAPEYFEQLILPRLLKRFDFDDLPVMVNMHKFETDVPADELRDGSLDLVISFGPNFHRHHTDLKSRMLLEDDLVCVFDKRATPLEPRLSLQAFTERRHVFPTPWTSTTNMVDGWLARQAQKRQIVARSNSYSAALKMITGTDFILTLPRRIQRLLTNEAVFNHCEAPNGLPGFTLDMQWSQSVDQDSANLWLREQVVKVCSELEAA, translated from the coding sequence ATGCTGAACAGTAACTTGCTTCGAAAGCTCGACATGCAGGATCTCATGGTGTTTATCGCCGTTTATGAGCAAAGCAGCGTCACCGATGTGTCAGAAACCCTGTTCGTCAGCCAGTCCACCGTCAGTTACTGTTTGAAAAAACTGCGCACCAGTTTCGAAGACGAACTGTTCATCAACACCCGCACCGGCATGCGTCCGACCTACAAGGCCAGCACCATGTACGGCCATGTGCAGAAGATCCTCGAAAGCATCAACCTGTGCCACGCCGGCGCCCCTACGTTCGACCCGACCCAACAAGCCGTCACCTTCAACATCTGCGCCCCGGAATACTTCGAGCAACTGATTCTGCCGCGCCTGCTCAAGCGTTTCGATTTCGATGATTTGCCGGTGATGGTCAACATGCACAAGTTCGAGACCGACGTCCCGGCGGATGAGCTGCGCGACGGCAGCCTCGATCTGGTGATCAGTTTCGGCCCCAACTTCCACCGCCATCACACTGACCTGAAATCGCGGATGCTGCTGGAGGATGATCTGGTCTGCGTCTTCGACAAACGCGCCACGCCACTGGAGCCGCGCCTGAGCCTGCAGGCCTTTACCGAACGCCGACATGTGTTCCCGACACCGTGGACATCAACCACCAACATGGTCGATGGCTGGCTGGCGCGGCAGGCGCAGAAGCGCCAGATCGTCGCGCGCTCGAACAGCTACAGCGCGGCATTGAAAATGATCACCGGGACCGACTTCATCCTCACCTTGCCCCGCCGCATCCAGCGCTTGCTGACCAACGAGGCGGTGTTCAATCATTGTGAGGCGCCGAACGGCTTGCCGGGCTTTACCCTCGACATGCAGTGGAGCCAGAGCGTTGATCAGGACAGCGCCAACCTCTGGTTACGCGAGCAAGTGGTCAAGGTGTGCAGCGAACTCGAAGCGGCCTGA
- a CDS encoding cyanate transporter, whose amino-acid sequence MENVRTTSRPAVWLMLAIILVALNLRPSMAAVGPLLSAIRGDIPLSFTVASLLTMLPVMAMGLAMFFGIGISQRLGEQRTVLLSLLIIGLATLSRLFIDSAAQLIASAVLAGIGIALIQALMPALIKSRFADNVALCMGLYVTSIMGGAAIAASFAPLVMMQAGNWRSGLAVWAILALLAFLFWWSQRGQLTSTVPAAARKDSFFANSRAWLLAIFFGLGTASYTCVLAWLAPYYVEKGWSEQNAGLLLGFLTAMEVISGLVVPAIANRSRDRRVILMVLLMLIIAGFCGLILSPQQLSLLWPCLLGLGIGGLFPMSLIVSLDHLDNPQRAGGLTAFVQGIGYLIAGLSPLLAGMIRDWLGSFEWAWWSLTAVMGVMLLMVWHFDPRHYARHFHSSR is encoded by the coding sequence ATGGAAAACGTTCGCACCACCTCTCGCCCCGCCGTCTGGTTGATGCTCGCAATCATTCTCGTCGCGCTCAATCTGCGTCCGTCGATGGCGGCGGTCGGTCCGTTACTGTCGGCCATTCGCGGCGACATCCCGCTGAGCTTCACTGTCGCTTCACTGCTGACCATGCTGCCAGTGATGGCGATGGGGCTGGCGATGTTTTTCGGCATAGGCATCAGTCAACGGCTGGGTGAGCAACGGACGGTATTGCTGTCCTTGCTGATCATCGGTCTGGCGACGTTGTCACGACTGTTTATCGACTCTGCTGCCCAATTGATTGCAAGCGCAGTGCTGGCCGGCATCGGCATAGCACTGATTCAGGCGCTGATGCCGGCGCTGATCAAATCGCGCTTCGCTGACAACGTCGCGCTGTGCATGGGCTTGTATGTCACGTCGATCATGGGCGGCGCAGCCATTGCGGCCTCATTTGCACCGCTGGTGATGATGCAAGCCGGGAACTGGCGCAGCGGTTTGGCCGTCTGGGCGATCCTGGCATTACTCGCTTTTCTATTCTGGTGGTCGCAACGCGGCCAACTGACCTCCACGGTACCGGCGGCAGCGAGGAAGGACTCATTCTTCGCCAATTCCCGCGCCTGGTTACTGGCAATATTCTTTGGTTTGGGGACAGCGTCCTACACCTGCGTGCTGGCCTGGCTCGCGCCGTACTACGTGGAAAAAGGCTGGAGCGAACAAAACGCCGGGCTGTTGTTAGGTTTTCTGACGGCCATGGAGGTGATTTCCGGCTTGGTGGTTCCCGCAATCGCCAATCGCAGCCGCGATCGACGCGTGATTCTGATGGTGTTACTGATGCTGATCATCGCCGGATTTTGCGGCCTGATCCTCAGCCCACAACAGCTCAGCCTGCTGTGGCCGTGCCTGTTGGGGCTGGGCATTGGCGGTTTGTTTCCGATGAGCCTGATCGTCTCGCTCGATCACCTCGACAACCCGCAACGCGCCGGTGGGCTGACCGCGTTCGTGCAGGGCATTGGTTACTTGATCGCCGGCCTTTCGCCGCTGCTGGCCGGAATGATCCGCGACTGGCTCGGGAGTTTCGAGTGGGCCTGGTGGTCGCTGACCGCTGTGATGGGAGTGATGCTGTTGATGGTGTGGCACTTCGATCCCAGGCATTACGCCCGGCACTTTCACTCGTCGAGATAA
- a CDS encoding GtrA family protein translates to MTSAEKSALIQRGVRFAVTGLFVTALHALVAILFINFISPLPPLANGVAFAVATLVSYVINTTWSFSARLHGRTLLRFLLVSVCGFWLAMFVAWAAQIAGFHYLLGIAAVALTIPAFTFLLHNFWTYR, encoded by the coding sequence GTGACTTCAGCCGAGAAATCAGCGCTGATCCAGCGCGGTGTGCGTTTCGCCGTGACCGGGCTGTTCGTTACGGCCCTACATGCACTGGTCGCGATTTTGTTCATCAACTTCATCAGTCCGCTACCGCCCCTCGCCAACGGCGTGGCTTTTGCCGTGGCGACGCTCGTGTCGTATGTGATCAACACCACCTGGAGCTTCTCGGCCCGATTGCATGGCCGAACCCTGCTGCGCTTTCTGCTGGTTTCGGTCTGTGGGTTTTGGCTGGCGATGTTCGTCGCCTGGGCTGCGCAAATAGCGGGTTTCCACTATTTGCTGGGCATCGCTGCGGTGGCGCTGACGATCCCGGCATTCACCTTCCTGCTGCATAACTTCTGGACGTACCGATGA
- a CDS encoding glycosyltransferase family 2 protein, whose amino-acid sequence MTEHGTQQAGQVTLSLVVPVFNEEDSLDTFLRRINEVFQAQALIDLELVFVNDGSTDATLERLLEHQHQDVRLRIVDLSRNFGKEAALSAGLQIATGQIVVPIDADLQDPPEVILQMIERWREGFEVVLGHRISRRSDTWAKQTSAHWFYRLHNKIAEQPLPENVGDFRLMDRCVVDALLTLPESRRFMKGLFAWVGFRTTHVDYERPERVAGQSKFNGWRLWNFALEGITSFSTEPLRIWTYVGALVSLVSFAFAMFIVVRTLIHGVDMPGYASLMVAVTFLGGLQLIGIGVLGEYLGRTYIESKRRPVFLVRRVYDPKD is encoded by the coding sequence TTGACTGAGCACGGAACGCAACAGGCCGGGCAGGTGACGTTATCGCTGGTGGTCCCCGTTTTTAACGAGGAGGACAGCCTCGACACCTTTTTGCGGCGCATCAATGAAGTCTTTCAGGCACAGGCGTTGATCGATCTGGAGCTGGTGTTCGTCAACGACGGCAGCACAGACGCGACCCTCGAACGCCTGCTCGAACATCAACATCAGGATGTTCGCCTGCGTATCGTCGACCTGAGTCGTAACTTCGGCAAAGAAGCGGCGCTGTCCGCCGGTTTGCAGATCGCCACCGGACAGATCGTGGTCCCCATCGATGCTGACTTGCAGGACCCGCCGGAGGTCATTTTGCAGATGATCGAGCGCTGGCGAGAAGGCTTTGAAGTGGTGCTCGGTCACCGCATCAGCCGTCGCAGCGACACCTGGGCCAAGCAGACGTCCGCTCACTGGTTCTATCGCCTGCACAACAAGATTGCCGAACAGCCTTTGCCCGAGAACGTCGGCGATTTTCGTCTGATGGATCGCTGCGTGGTCGACGCCTTGCTGACCTTGCCCGAATCCCGGCGCTTCATGAAGGGCCTGTTCGCCTGGGTCGGCTTTCGTACGACCCACGTCGATTACGAACGCCCGGAGCGCGTGGCGGGGCAGAGCAAGTTCAATGGTTGGCGGTTGTGGAATTTCGCGCTGGAAGGCATCACCAGTTTCAGCACCGAGCCGTTGCGGATCTGGACGTATGTCGGCGCATTGGTGTCGCTGGTGTCCTTTGCCTTCGCCATGTTCATTGTCGTGCGTACGTTGATCCACGGGGTCGACATGCCCGGTTACGCCTCGCTGATGGTGGCCGTGACCTTTCTCGGCGGCCTGCAATTGATTGGCATCGGGGTGCTCGGTGAGTACCTGGGCCGCACGTATATCGAATCCAAACGCCGGCCGGTTTTTCTGGTGCGTCGCGTCTACGACCCCAAGGACTGA
- a CDS encoding LysR substrate-binding domain-containing protein produces MNRNELRKADINLMVVFETLMLERNVTRAAEKLFLGQPTISSALNRLRTMLNDPLFIRVGHRMEPTARAEDIFRHLKPALDSLSVALSLTRDFDPAVSTMTFRIGLSDDVEFGLLPPLLRALRQEAPNVVFVVQHVDYWRIPDLLAAGDITVGISQTRGLPANAKRKLLRHIQPSILRADASDTPLTLDEYCARPHVLVSHTANVSGFADEWLAELGRTRQVVLSVPQYSALPALLAGTDLIASLPDYTAAAMATSGLLFKEPFPFKTPTLDLSMVWLSHVDSDPAERWLRSRLEQFMSERPLTAA; encoded by the coding sequence ATGAACCGCAATGAACTTCGCAAGGCCGACATCAACCTGATGGTGGTGTTCGAGACCTTGATGCTCGAGCGCAACGTGACCCGCGCGGCCGAGAAGCTGTTTCTCGGCCAGCCAACCATCAGTTCGGCGCTCAATCGCTTGCGCACGATGCTCAACGATCCGCTGTTTATCCGCGTCGGCCACCGCATGGAGCCGACCGCCCGCGCCGAAGATATTTTTCGCCATCTCAAGCCTGCGCTGGATTCGCTGTCGGTCGCGTTGAGTCTGACCCGTGATTTCGACCCGGCCGTCAGCACCATGACTTTTCGCATCGGCCTGTCCGATGACGTCGAGTTCGGTCTGCTGCCGCCGCTGTTGCGCGCGTTGCGCCAGGAAGCGCCGAACGTGGTGTTCGTGGTGCAACACGTCGATTACTGGCGCATTCCCGATCTGCTCGCGGCGGGCGACATCACGGTCGGCATCAGCCAGACCCGAGGCCTGCCGGCCAATGCCAAGCGCAAACTGCTGCGGCACATTCAGCCGAGCATCCTGCGCGCCGACGCCAGTGATACGCCGCTGACGCTGGATGAATATTGCGCGCGCCCGCACGTACTGGTTTCGCACACGGCCAATGTCAGTGGTTTCGCTGATGAGTGGCTGGCGGAGCTCGGTCGCACTCGTCAGGTGGTGCTGTCGGTGCCGCAATACAGTGCGTTGCCGGCGCTGCTGGCCGGCACCGACCTGATTGCCAGCCTGCCGGATTACACGGCGGCGGCCATGGCCACTTCGGGGCTGCTGTTCAAGGAACCCTTTCCGTTCAAGACACCGACGCTGGATTTGTCGATGGTCTGGCTTAGCCATGTGGACAGCGATCCGGCCGAGCGCTGGTTGCGTTCGCGGCTGGAGCAATTCATGAGCGAACGGCCATTGACCGCAGCCTGA
- a CDS encoding DUF6311 domain-containing protein, with product MRELNKHPALALLPLLLGVLAFFLVIGPRALDPQNIAWLKEGDPATHYLGWLYFRHAPWTFPLGLNPSYGLELGSAVIFSDSNPLLALLFKPFNGWLPQTFQYFGLWLLACFVLQAWFAWKLLGLITDNPVLRLLGTGLLVFSPPMFLRTGGHLSLAGHFLILAALYLALHPALARRRRAWGVLLAATALVHAYLLVMVALLWVADLFAKVMIGKLTRRQGLIEFGSLFALVSLCCWQAGYFSIVDGAGGGGFGWYRMNLVSLFDADGWSFVLPGFAKGGGDYEGFNYLGLGVLLLVPVAGFAMLRGNIRVKALLSRWPWLLLAMVGLSLFALSNQIGLGTQTFSYPLPKTVEGLASIFRASGRMFWPVFYAIVLLITFLVVRGYRPQIAMGLLAVALTAQVIDTRIAWAGLRAAKMVTQTSTWASPMHDPFWSSAAAHYKNIRALIPKNQADQWQVIADFAAVHGMKTDAVYMGRMSPKALDIAQRDAQRRLSSGQYEADSLYILDDDSLDLAIRNVHSDTDLLTRVDDFVVLAPGWKRCDQCLAMVDEGRSMSAVPLSQPGRVQAFNRKSRQLVKGWAAPETWGTWSEGQDAEIALRVAPQASSIVIDVLAFVMPPKLTQRVIVSINGVEVLSTRLTQVEGNLLEIPLDAAVRETLVDGRVLSIQVHLPDATSPRNLGLNDDARVMGLGLKSLTVR from the coding sequence ATGAGGGAATTGAACAAGCATCCAGCCCTCGCGCTGCTGCCGTTGTTGTTGGGTGTGCTGGCGTTCTTTCTGGTGATCGGACCGCGAGCGCTGGATCCGCAGAACATCGCCTGGCTCAAGGAGGGTGATCCGGCGACGCACTATCTGGGCTGGTTATATTTTCGGCATGCGCCCTGGACGTTTCCGCTCGGACTCAATCCGTCTTATGGGCTGGAGCTGGGCAGTGCGGTGATTTTTTCAGACTCCAATCCGCTGTTGGCACTGCTGTTCAAACCGTTTAATGGCTGGTTACCGCAAACGTTCCAATATTTCGGCTTATGGCTGCTGGCCTGTTTTGTTTTGCAAGCCTGGTTTGCCTGGAAACTGCTCGGCCTGATTACCGATAACCCTGTGCTGCGCTTATTGGGTACCGGTTTGCTGGTGTTTTCGCCGCCGATGTTTTTGCGCACCGGCGGGCACCTTTCCCTCGCCGGACACTTCCTGATCCTCGCTGCCCTCTATCTGGCCCTGCATCCGGCGCTTGCGCGGCGACGGCGGGCATGGGGCGTGTTGCTTGCAGCTACGGCGCTGGTGCACGCCTATCTGCTGGTCATGGTGGCTTTGCTCTGGGTTGCCGATCTTTTTGCCAAAGTCATGATCGGCAAGCTGACCCGTCGTCAGGGGCTGATCGAGTTCGGCAGCCTGTTTGCCCTGGTCAGCTTGTGTTGCTGGCAGGCGGGTTATTTCAGCATTGTCGACGGAGCGGGAGGGGGCGGTTTCGGTTGGTATCGGATGAATCTGGTCTCGCTGTTCGATGCGGATGGATGGTCATTCGTCTTGCCAGGTTTTGCCAAGGGCGGTGGAGACTATGAAGGTTTCAACTATCTGGGCCTCGGAGTGCTGCTGCTGGTGCCGGTGGCGGGTTTCGCCATGTTGCGCGGCAATATTCGCGTCAAGGCGTTGCTGAGTCGTTGGCCATGGCTACTGTTGGCGATGGTCGGGCTGAGCCTGTTTGCGTTGTCCAATCAAATTGGTCTGGGCACACAGACGTTCAGTTATCCGCTACCGAAGACGGTCGAGGGACTGGCAAGCATCTTCCGCGCCTCGGGCCGTATGTTCTGGCCGGTGTTCTACGCCATCGTTTTGCTGATTACGTTTCTGGTGGTGCGTGGCTATCGACCGCAGATCGCCATGGGGCTGCTGGCAGTGGCGCTGACGGCCCAAGTCATCGATACCCGCATTGCCTGGGCGGGCTTGAGAGCGGCAAAAATGGTTACGCAAACTTCGACCTGGGCAAGCCCCATGCACGATCCGTTCTGGAGCAGCGCGGCGGCGCACTACAAGAACATCCGTGCATTGATCCCCAAAAATCAGGCGGACCAGTGGCAAGTCATTGCCGACTTTGCTGCCGTTCATGGCATGAAGACCGATGCTGTTTATATGGGGCGCATGAGCCCCAAGGCGCTAGACATCGCTCAACGTGACGCGCAACGCCGGCTGAGTTCGGGGCAATACGAGGCCGATTCGCTGTACATCCTCGACGATGATTCGCTGGACCTGGCCATCAGGAACGTTCACAGCGATACCGACCTGCTGACCAGAGTCGACGACTTTGTCGTACTGGCACCAGGCTGGAAACGCTGTGATCAATGTCTGGCGATGGTTGATGAGGGGCGCTCAATGTCAGCTGTTCCCTTGAGCCAGCCGGGACGGGTGCAAGCGTTCAATCGCAAGAGCCGACAGTTGGTCAAAGGTTGGGCCGCTCCGGAAACCTGGGGTACCTGGAGTGAAGGGCAGGACGCGGAAATTGCGCTGCGGGTTGCGCCACAAGCCTCTTCGATTGTGATCGATGTTCTGGCGTTCGTCATGCCGCCCAAGTTGACGCAACGGGTCATCGTCAGCATCAATGGCGTTGAAGTCTTGTCGACGCGGTTGACGCAGGTTGAGGGCAATCTGTTGGAAATCCCGCTCGATGCGGCCGTGCGCGAAACACTGGTCGATGGCCGGGTGTTGAGTATCCAGGTGCATTTGCCTGACGCCACCAGCCCGCGAAATCTGGGCTTGAACGATGATGCGCGAGTGATGGGGTTGGGGTTGAAATCGCTGACCGTTCGCTAA
- a CDS encoding class I SAM-dependent methyltransferase, producing MDLKETDILGDSIGEHWYYCSKAAATTRLLGAAPITRILDVGAGSGFFSHHLLTHTDAREAWCVDISYPADSSATTAGKPVHYRRGIETIDADLVLLMDVLEHVDDDLGLLKMYVDKVPSGSRFLMTVPAFQFLWSGHDDFLEHKRRYTLAQFETLAHDAGLTVQRGAYYFGAVFPIAAALRLLPQGAQAQPPRSQLKRHHPLVNTLLKTLCSLELPLMGMNRLAGLSVFVLAQKP from the coding sequence ATGGATCTCAAGGAAACCGACATTCTCGGCGACAGCATCGGCGAGCATTGGTATTACTGCTCGAAAGCCGCAGCCACCACACGGTTGCTCGGTGCGGCACCGATCACACGGATCCTCGATGTCGGCGCTGGCTCGGGGTTTTTCTCCCACCATTTGCTGACGCATACCGATGCAAGGGAAGCGTGGTGCGTGGATATCAGCTATCCCGCCGACTCCAGCGCGACCACCGCCGGCAAGCCGGTGCATTACCGTCGCGGGATCGAAACCATCGATGCCGATCTGGTGTTGTTGATGGATGTGCTTGAGCATGTCGATGACGACCTCGGTCTGCTCAAGATGTACGTTGATAAAGTGCCATCGGGTAGTCGATTTCTGATGACAGTGCCGGCGTTCCAGTTCTTGTGGAGCGGGCACGATGATTTTCTCGAGCACAAGCGCCGCTACACGTTGGCGCAATTCGAAACACTGGCGCACGATGCCGGTTTGACGGTGCAGCGCGGAGCCTACTATTTCGGTGCAGTGTTTCCGATTGCGGCGGCGTTGCGCTTGTTGCCGCAAGGCGCGCAAGCGCAACCGCCGCGTTCGCAGCTCAAGCGTCATCATCCCCTGGTGAACACGCTGCTCAAGACACTTTGCAGCCTGGAGCTACCGTTGATGGGCATGAATCGTCTGGCGGGTCTGAGCGTTTTTGTGCTGGCGCAAAAACCGTGA